A single region of the Helicobacter sp. 11S03491-1 genome encodes:
- a CDS encoding NCS2 family permease, translated as MGFLDRYFQLTQNNTNIKTEALAGFTIFLTMLYIIPVGSQILSEAGMPKNELITAISLVTALATLLTGLWANTPVAMSVGMGLNAYFTYGLVQGMGITWQQALGAVFLSGVIFLVISFTKLRIWIMRSIPKDLRFALCAGLGAFIATIGFKSLGFVSINSSGLLVLGHISSPEVLIGIFGVVVMLLLHTLKIQGAFIIGMLLCTGVSWIFGLSATPSGIFSTPSSISDIAMKFDITSILNIALLPAIITLLIADLFDSLGTLAGIGAKAKMFQDTSGKDKKLEKTLQADAIATTGGAIFGVSTTTAFLESSAGVASGGRTGLSAIFTALFFGLTLFLFPVFNSIPSFAIYPTLIVVGALMFAEIKNIDFKDLAGALASFFTIILMPLTSSITTGLACGFIIYVLVCAFQRKWHKINLGVMILFLISLISFIFQA; from the coding sequence ATGGGCTTTTTAGATAGATATTTTCAACTCACTCAAAATAATACAAATATAAAAACAGAAGCCCTGGCAGGTTTTACAATATTTTTAACAATGCTTTATATCATCCCGGTAGGCTCACAAATTCTCTCTGAAGCCGGTATGCCAAAAAACGAACTTATCACTGCAATCTCTTTGGTAACCGCATTGGCAACTCTTCTTACAGGTTTATGGGCAAATACCCCTGTTGCCATGAGTGTTGGAATGGGATTAAACGCGTATTTTACTTATGGGCTTGTTCAAGGGATGGGAATTACTTGGCAACAGGCATTAGGAGCAGTTTTTCTCTCAGGAGTGATATTTTTGGTTATTTCTTTTACAAAACTGAGAATTTGGATCATGCGAAGTATCCCCAAAGATTTGAGATTTGCTTTGTGCGCAGGGCTTGGGGCATTTATTGCAACCATTGGATTTAAGTCATTGGGTTTTGTGAGTATCAACTCTTCGGGTCTTTTGGTTTTGGGCCATATTTCCTCTCCTGAAGTACTTATAGGAATATTTGGTGTGGTGGTGATGCTTTTGCTCCATACACTTAAAATTCAAGGGGCTTTTATTATTGGTATGCTCTTATGCACAGGAGTTTCATGGATTTTTGGTCTTTCTGCAACTCCTTCAGGGATATTTTCAACCCCCTCTTCGATATCAGATATTGCAATGAAATTTGATATAACAAGTATTCTAAATATTGCCCTCCTCCCTGCTATTATTACGCTTCTTATAGCAGATTTATTTGATTCTTTAGGTACATTAGCCGGCATAGGGGCAAAAGCAAAAATGTTTCAAGATACTAGCGGCAAAGATAAAAAACTTGAAAAAACACTTCAAGCAGATGCTATTGCCACTACCGGAGGAGCTATATTTGGAGTATCAACAACTACGGCTTTTTTAGAGAGTTCAGCAGGGGTAGCATCCGGAGGAAGGACAGGGTTGAGTGCCATTTTTACAGCATTATTTTTTGGTCTTACTTTGTTTTTATTTCCTGTTTTTAACTCTATTCCGAGCTTCGCAATATATCCAACCTTGATTGTTGTAGGGGCATTAATGTTTGCTGAGATCAAAAATATTGATTTTAAGGATTTAGCCGGAGCTTTGGCAAGTTTTTTTACAATTATTCTTATGCCACTGACTTCTTCAATTACTACAGGCTTAGCTTGTGGCTTTATAATATATGTTCTTGTATGTGCATTTCAAAGAAAATGGCACAAAATTAATTTGGGGGTAATGATTTTATTCTTAATCAGCCTTATATCCTTTATATTTCAAGCATAG
- a CDS encoding radical SAM protein, with product MQDIVFGPIISRRFGISLGIDLSPGGKQCNFDCLYCELIGKKAQMQMQEVLDLDKLIESVRYGLLKYPNIDVLTITANGEPTLYPYLYEFMIAIKPFIPKGVCTLILSNGSLFGKENIQKALLLFDIVKFSLDSANEDSFKRIDRPYKNILLSELLEGIRSFSSIYKGELVAEVLLVGGINDRSQDIRSIVDFLKSIHVDRIDLGSVDRPPAYNIEALSFEQLAQIAKEFEGMYVSLPSRKENSFSMNLHYSRENLIDFIARRPVSLHESKNIFDEATLDLINKLCAQNKLFIRKVANLEFYTTKN from the coding sequence ATGCAAGATATTGTATTTGGACCTATTATTTCAAGGAGATTTGGGATTTCTCTAGGGATTGACTTGTCTCCCGGCGGTAAGCAGTGTAATTTTGATTGCTTGTATTGTGAATTAATAGGGAAAAAAGCTCAAATGCAAATGCAAGAAGTGCTTGATTTAGACAAGTTGATTGAAAGTGTGCGTTATGGACTTTTAAAATATCCAAATATTGATGTCTTAACGATTACTGCTAATGGCGAACCCACGCTTTATCCTTATTTGTATGAATTTATGATTGCCATTAAACCTTTTATTCCCAAGGGGGTTTGTACTTTAATCTTAAGCAATGGGTCCTTATTTGGCAAAGAAAATATTCAAAAGGCATTGTTATTGTTTGATATTGTAAAATTTTCTCTTGATAGCGCTAATGAAGATAGTTTTAAACGTATAGACAGACCTTATAAAAATATTTTATTGAGTGAATTGTTGGAGGGGATTAGGAGTTTTTCTTCTATCTACAAAGGGGAGTTAGTCGCTGAGGTATTGTTGGTTGGAGGTATTAATGATAGAAGTCAAGACATCCGTTCAATTGTAGATTTTCTTAAATCAATTCATGTTGATAGAATTGACTTAGGGAGTGTTGATAGACCTCCTGCTTACAATATTGAGGCTTTGAGCTTCGAACAACTTGCCCAAATAGCCAAAGAGTTTGAGGGGATGTATGTCTCTTTGCCATCCAGAAAAGAAAATTCTTTTTCTATGAATTTGCATTATTCAAGAGAAAATCTTATAGATTTCATAGCCAGGAGACCTGTAAGCCTTCATGAGTCTAAAAATATTTTTGATGAAGCTACCTTGGATTTGATAAATAAGCTTTGTGCGCAAAACAAGCTTTTTATCAGAAAGGTTGCTAATCTTGAATTTTATACGACAAAAAACTAG
- the topA gene encoding type I DNA topoisomerase yields the protein MKDLIIVESPAKAKTIKNFLDNDFEVIASKGHIRDLPKSSFGIKIEEGNFIPDYKIDKDHKEIVEKIKTLAKKAKTTYIATDEDREGEAIGFHITQAIGKDVETFPRIVFHEITKTAIEHALKYPKNIDMDKVNAQQARRLLDRIVGFKLSGLIASKISRGLSAGRVQSAALKIIIDREREIKAFIPIDYYTIDGVFEGNIQAELSVYEGNKIKKQGITDKYMAEEMLHVLKECSYQVGEISKKSKKSPSPPPFMTSTLQQSSSGFLGYSPTKTMGIAQRLYEGVGTNNGVMGVITYMRTDSLNIAKEAQDMARDKILKELGKNYLPPKPKNYATKNKSAQEAHEAIRPTNIDFTPQIAKNYLKPDEYKVYTLIYNRFLASQIEDAVFESQSITFVCDKGEFKANGRKLVFDGYYKILGVEDKDKLLPDLKSHSPIALKSIQNNKHTTEPPPRYSEASLIKNLEGLGIGRPSTYAPTVSLLQNREYIVIEKKQILPQESAFKVVEMLEAYFNEIVDSKFSASMEDKLDNIAQNKEDWQKVLWDFYDPFMKKISEGKQNIASQKIVIPTGELCPKCGKELVRRNGRYGEFVACSGYPKCKYIQPQENKEENTEQTSEICEKCGKPMVKKHGKNGEFLACSGYPDCKNTKSLKSASNHPQILEGVKCPECGGEILLRRSRRGMFYGCGNYPKCNFISNHQPINEKCPECGYMMSDRTYRGKHIHECIKCKHRVEVE from the coding sequence ATGAAAGATCTAATTATTGTAGAATCTCCTGCTAAAGCAAAAACAATTAAAAATTTTTTGGATAATGATTTTGAAGTGATTGCCTCCAAAGGGCATATTAGAGATCTGCCAAAATCAAGTTTTGGGATTAAAATTGAAGAGGGAAATTTTATTCCTGATTATAAGATTGATAAAGATCACAAAGAGATAGTAGAAAAAATTAAAACTTTGGCAAAAAAAGCTAAGACTACATATATCGCAACCGATGAAGATAGAGAGGGAGAAGCAATAGGATTTCATATCACTCAAGCTATTGGAAAAGATGTGGAAACTTTCCCGCGTATTGTGTTTCATGAGATTACAAAGACTGCTATTGAGCATGCTTTAAAATATCCCAAAAATATTGATATGGACAAAGTGAATGCCCAACAAGCAAGGAGACTTTTGGATAGAATTGTAGGGTTTAAGCTTAGTGGGTTGATTGCAAGTAAAATCAGTAGAGGTTTGAGCGCCGGTAGAGTCCAAAGCGCTGCACTCAAAATTATTATTGATAGAGAGAGGGAGATTAAAGCATTTATACCTATTGATTATTATACAATTGATGGGGTATTTGAAGGAAACATTCAGGCAGAATTGAGTGTTTATGAGGGTAATAAAATTAAAAAACAAGGCATTACGGATAAATATATGGCAGAAGAAATGCTCCATGTTTTAAAAGAATGTTCTTATCAAGTAGGAGAAATTAGCAAAAAGTCTAAAAAATCACCTTCCCCTCCACCTTTTATGACCTCTACATTGCAGCAGAGTTCTTCCGGTTTCTTGGGATATTCTCCAACAAAAACAATGGGAATTGCCCAAAGACTTTATGAAGGAGTAGGCACGAATAATGGTGTAATGGGTGTTATTACTTATATGAGGACTGATAGCTTAAATATTGCTAAAGAAGCCCAAGATATGGCTAGAGATAAGATTCTCAAAGAATTGGGTAAAAACTATCTCCCCCCCAAGCCTAAAAATTATGCAACAAAAAATAAAAGCGCCCAAGAAGCTCATGAGGCTATCAGGCCTACTAATATTGATTTTACCCCTCAAATTGCTAAAAATTATTTAAAGCCCGATGAGTATAAAGTTTATACCCTAATTTATAATCGTTTTTTAGCCTCTCAAATTGAAGATGCGGTTTTTGAGAGTCAAAGTATTACTTTTGTATGCGATAAAGGAGAATTTAAAGCCAATGGCAGAAAATTAGTATTTGATGGGTATTATAAAATTTTGGGCGTTGAAGACAAAGATAAATTATTGCCGGATTTAAAATCTCATTCTCCTATTGCTTTAAAATCTATTCAAAACAATAAGCATACAACAGAGCCTCCACCAAGATATTCAGAGGCATCATTGATCAAAAATCTTGAAGGATTGGGTATTGGCAGACCCAGTACTTATGCCCCAACAGTTTCGCTTTTGCAAAATCGTGAATATATTGTAATAGAAAAAAAGCAAATTCTTCCCCAAGAAAGCGCCTTTAAGGTTGTTGAAATGTTAGAAGCTTATTTTAATGAGATTGTAGATTCTAAGTTTAGCGCAAGCATGGAAGACAAGCTGGATAATATTGCACAAAATAAAGAGGATTGGCAGAAGGTTTTATGGGATTTTTATGATCCTTTTATGAAAAAGATTTCTGAGGGTAAGCAAAATATTGCTTCACAAAAAATTGTTATCCCTACAGGGGAGTTATGTCCAAAATGTGGCAAGGAGCTTGTAAGAAGAAATGGCAGGTATGGGGAATTTGTCGCTTGTAGCGGGTATCCTAAGTGTAAATACATTCAGCCTCAAGAAAATAAAGAAGAAAATACAGAGCAAACATCTGAGATTTGTGAAAAATGTGGAAAACCAATGGTTAAAAAGCATGGTAAAAATGGAGAATTTTTGGCTTGTAGCGGGTATCCTGATTGTAAAAATACCAAATCTTTAAAGAGTGCTTCTAATCATCCCCAAATTCTAGAAGGGGTCAAATGTCCTGAGTGTGGAGGAGAAATATTGCTTAGAAGAAGTCGTCGAGGAATGTTTTACGGGTGTGGGAATTATCCTAAATGTAATTTTATTTCCAACCACCAACCCATTAATGAAAAATGTCCCGAATGTGGCTATATGATGAGTGATCGCACTTATAGGGGCAAACATATTCATGAATGTATTAAATGCAAACATAGGGTTGAAGTAGAGTGA
- a CDS encoding flagellin B: protein MSFRINTNIAALTAHAVGIQNNRDLASSLEKLSSGLRINKAADDASGMAIADSLRSQSESLGQAVKNANDAIGMIQVADKAMDEQIKILDTIKTKAIQAAQDGQTLESRKALQSDIQRLLEELDNIANTTSFNGQQMLSGSFSNKEFQIGAYSNTTVKASIGPTSSDKIGHIRMETASFDGTGMLASGAGENLTEVALNFRQVDGVNDYQIETAKISTSAGTGIGALSEIINRFSNKLGIRASYNVMATGGVPVQSGTIRGLVINNVTIGTINDIHKNDSDGRLVNAINSVKDQTGVEAFLDITGRINLNSNDGRAISVHANSASGRIFGGGNFAGISGYNHAIVGRLTLTRTDARDIIVSGVNFSHIGLHSAQGVSEYTVNLRSIRGVFDANIASASGANANVAQADLNWQGLGAGVTSLKGAMVVMDMADSARTQLDKVRADIGSVQIQLVATINNVSVTQVNVKAAESQIRDVDFAAESASFSKYNILAQSGSFAMAQANAIQQNVLRLLQ from the coding sequence ATGAGTTTTAGGATTAACACCAATATAGCAGCCCTTACAGCTCATGCTGTAGGCATACAAAACAACAGAGACCTTGCAAGCTCATTAGAAAAACTAAGTTCAGGACTTCGGATCAACAAAGCTGCCGATGATGCTTCCGGCATGGCAATTGCAGATAGTTTGAGAAGCCAGAGTGAGAGTTTAGGTCAAGCAGTCAAAAATGCCAATGATGCCATCGGTATGATACAAGTTGCAGATAAGGCTATGGATGAACAAATCAAGATTCTTGATACTATCAAAACCAAGGCTATCCAAGCCGCACAAGATGGACAAACACTTGAATCCAGAAAGGCACTTCAAAGCGATATTCAAAGACTACTTGAAGAGCTGGATAATATTGCCAATACAACAAGTTTCAATGGGCAACAAATGCTATCCGGAAGTTTCTCCAACAAAGAATTTCAAATCGGTGCTTATTCAAATACCACTGTAAAAGCTTCTATTGGTCCTACAAGCTCAGATAAAATTGGTCATATCAGAATGGAAACTGCCTCTTTTGATGGCACCGGCATGTTAGCTTCCGGGGCTGGAGAGAATCTCACAGAAGTAGCCCTCAACTTTAGACAAGTAGATGGAGTCAATGATTATCAAATTGAAACAGCCAAAATATCAACTTCAGCAGGCACAGGAATTGGCGCTTTGAGTGAAATTATTAATCGTTTTTCAAACAAATTAGGTATTCGCGCTTCTTATAACGTTATGGCTACAGGAGGGGTGCCTGTCCAATCAGGAACCATCAGAGGTCTTGTTATCAATAATGTTACCATTGGGACAATTAATGATATCCATAAAAACGACTCTGATGGCAGGCTTGTCAATGCAATCAATTCTGTCAAAGATCAAACAGGAGTAGAAGCATTTTTAGATATTACAGGAAGAATTAACTTAAATTCAAATGATGGTAGAGCTATCTCTGTGCATGCCAATAGCGCTAGTGGTAGAATATTTGGTGGGGGTAATTTTGCAGGGATATCAGGTTATAACCACGCTATTGTTGGAAGACTTACGCTTACAAGAACAGATGCCAGAGATATTATTGTAAGTGGGGTTAATTTTAGTCACATTGGCTTGCATTCTGCACAAGGTGTTTCTGAATATACAGTCAATCTACGATCGATTCGAGGGGTATTTGATGCCAATATTGCCTCCGCATCAGGGGCAAATGCCAATGTCGCTCAAGCTGATCTCAATTGGCAAGGATTGGGAGCCGGTGTAACAAGTCTTAAGGGAGCAATGGTCGTAATGGATATGGCTGATTCAGCCAGAACCCAACTGGACAAAGTGCGTGCGGATATAGGATCTGTGCAGATTCAATTAGTGGCTACCATCAACAATGTTTCTGTCACACAAGTCAATGTCAAAGCTGCTGAATCCCAAATCAGAGATGTCGATTTTGCTGCTGAATCTGCAAGTTTCTCTAAATACAATATCCTGGCTCAAAGTGGAAGTTTCGCAATGGCACAAGCCAATGCTATCCAACAAAACGTTCTCAGATTACTCCAATAA
- a CDS encoding motility associated factor glycosyltransferase family protein, with translation MQNIYQKNLQALKIKDPLLAIALSQLKPNTKFEVFMDSDPANFNIIDKSSNTPLFIGKPLEETMQKITDFAPYTYYPYLYFYGGGNGVFYSLLLGNSQHHRIVVIEPELEILFIIFNLIDFSEAILSDRIIFLYSKFCSYHMIGSLFEMDKKARIYSKIYDLHIFNSYYERFQAEIIQLNQYFIKAIEHSVISIGNDTKDAIIGIKQHIQNLPDVLHSPTLINLVENLKNRDTAIIISTGPSLNKQLDLLKDIAPFATLFCIDASFPILYKHNIKPDIVFSLERVEETARFYYDTPKEAQEDVVFAITSIVHPKLKSSITKGIKQFSFRPFGYTNLFGFHEYGYLGIGMSAANMAYELVVHSRFKNCILIGQDLAFGDDGSSHAKNALYGSDEIKPKTQNEKIFIEKYGGKGDVQTTKVWKLFLEFFEKDIAQTPYNLKVINATEGGARIHGSIEMSFQEAIKLIDTSILKDPIRLTYPDTSLSKNNILIAGKKAQDIIQYGMNQKARIEKLFLKVAKYTEELEALNNQNNLEKINFKKLSKLTDEIDTIKKLFEDKKFNDYFVDAIQSYIFHQELDIARIVVKYTKDELDSQVKQVEWIYAHKYWLFSLAGGINCVIDVVKEALENWDNA, from the coding sequence ATGCAAAATATTTATCAAAAAAATCTTCAAGCCTTAAAAATTAAAGATCCCCTTTTAGCAATCGCCCTTAGCCAGCTTAAGCCTAATACAAAATTTGAGGTTTTCATGGATAGCGATCCTGCTAATTTTAATATTATTGATAAAAGCTCTAATACTCCTTTATTTATAGGAAAACCCCTAGAAGAAACCATGCAAAAAATTACAGATTTTGCTCCTTATACTTATTACCCTTATCTTTATTTTTATGGTGGGGGCAATGGTGTATTTTATAGCCTACTTTTAGGAAACTCACAACATCATCGTATTGTTGTGATTGAACCTGAACTTGAAATTTTATTTATTATCTTTAATTTAATAGATTTTTCTGAAGCAATTTTAAGTGACAGAATCATCTTTTTGTATTCTAAATTCTGTTCTTATCATATGATTGGCTCACTTTTTGAGATGGACAAAAAAGCACGCATTTACTCTAAAATCTATGATTTGCATATTTTCAATAGCTATTATGAACGTTTTCAAGCTGAAATTATTCAGTTGAATCAATATTTTATTAAAGCTATTGAACATAGCGTTATTAGTATAGGTAATGATACTAAAGATGCTATTATTGGCATCAAACAGCATATTCAAAATTTACCCGATGTACTCCATTCTCCAACACTCATTAACCTTGTAGAAAATCTCAAAAATCGTGATACTGCCATAATAATATCCACAGGTCCCAGTCTCAATAAACAACTGGATTTACTCAAAGATATAGCTCCTTTTGCAACTTTATTTTGTATTGATGCTTCTTTTCCTATTTTATATAAACACAATATCAAACCCGATATTGTGTTTTCGCTTGAACGAGTTGAAGAAACCGCACGATTTTATTATGATACCCCAAAAGAAGCTCAAGAAGATGTAGTTTTTGCTATTACTTCTATCGTCCATCCAAAACTTAAATCCTCTATTACTAAAGGTATCAAACAATTTAGTTTTCGTCCTTTTGGTTATACCAATCTCTTTGGTTTCCATGAATATGGTTACCTGGGAATTGGGATGAGTGCAGCAAATATGGCTTATGAACTTGTTGTGCATTCGCGTTTCAAAAATTGCATTCTTATTGGTCAAGACCTTGCTTTTGGTGATGATGGCAGCAGTCATGCTAAAAATGCCCTTTATGGAAGCGATGAAATCAAACCTAAAACTCAAAATGAAAAGATTTTTATTGAAAAATATGGGGGAAAAGGAGATGTCCAAACCACTAAAGTATGGAAATTATTTTTAGAATTTTTTGAAAAAGATATCGCCCAAACACCCTATAATCTTAAAGTAATCAATGCTACAGAAGGAGGGGCCAGAATTCATGGAAGTATAGAAATGAGTTTTCAAGAAGCCATTAAGCTTATTGATACTTCTATTCTAAAAGATCCTATCAGACTTACTTATCCGGATACATCCCTAAGTAAGAATAATATTTTAATTGCCGGAAAAAAAGCTCAAGATATCATCCAATATGGGATGAATCAAAAAGCCCGCATTGAAAAATTATTTTTAAAAGTAGCCAAATATACAGAAGAACTTGAAGCACTTAACAATCAAAATAATCTTGAAAAAATTAATTTTAAAAAATTATCTAAGCTCACTGATGAAATTGATACAATTAAAAAATTATTTGAAGATAAAAAATTCAATGATTATTTTGTCGATGCTATCCAATCTTATATCTTTCATCAAGAACTTGATATCGCTAGAATCGTAGTCAAATATACCAAAGATGAACTTGATTCTCAAGTGAAACAAGTTGAATGGATCTATGCGCATAAATATTGGCTTTTCAGTCTTGCAGGAGGAATTAATTGTGTGATTGATGTTGTCAAAGAAGCCTTAGAAAATTGGGATAATGCTTAA